One Dioscorea cayenensis subsp. rotundata cultivar TDr96_F1 chromosome 15, TDr96_F1_v2_PseudoChromosome.rev07_lg8_w22 25.fasta, whole genome shotgun sequence genomic region harbors:
- the LOC120276924 gene encoding 60S ribosomal protein L6, mitochondrial: MEAKFFRFLKIVGVGFKARAETEGRQLFLKLGYSHEVELPVPPAVRVFCFKPNIICCTGLDKQRVHQFAATVRSCKPPEVYKGKGILYIDEVVKKKQGKKSK; encoded by the coding sequence ATGGAAGCAAAATTCTTTCGGTTTTTGAAGATTGTAGGTGTTGGATTCAAAGCTAGAGCAGAAACTGAAGGTCGTCAGCTGTTCTTGAAACTCGGTTACAGTCATGAGGTTGAACTCCCTGTTCCTCCTGCGGTTCGTGTTTTTTGCTTCAAACCAAACATCATTTGCTGCACGGGACTAGACAAACAACGTGTGCACCAGTTTGCTGCCACAGTTCGCAGTTGTAAGCCTCCTGAAGTTTACAAAGGAAAGGGAATCTTGTACATTGATGAAGTTGTCAAGAAAAAGCAAGGAAAGAAATCAAAATGA